A DNA window from Helianthus annuus cultivar XRQ/B chromosome 15, HanXRQr2.0-SUNRISE, whole genome shotgun sequence contains the following coding sequences:
- the LOC118487544 gene encoding uncharacterized protein LOC118487544 — MGALKDLARSFSRMTQEEVDLFCLEYGIDKKFNPTAPSCDVSIDKPIPGSIALYCRHFQWSNLRYPFSLFVLNLLEYYRVSFGQVHPKGMARVLHFEVLCRALGYDPSLLLFRRFFRLAKNGDWFTFEATKVDTCLVSSMVTTLGSWKDQFFWVSDSIIPFKMIWRRPDAVLNDPEPSESDLNDAFLSAIRGCPSRVRPFPEHLLVLLGVSNIWAKADRDPVLMRNGVVMSALDFIKSDDTSDVIFEDAPTVPGENVVVRTSEQRFEGTGYANVANVKGFTKSTAPKSSSHRSSRRLLKAGPQSTSTEPVDLTDDIEVSEDQVEAGVEQDKELVVHGKKVRGKKVTPVQESSSRDVGGLDPEGVYVPAWQVKNDDTFKDAAVCAEVLGSLSRKRSYSGDSDDTLSSLPDTSKDAGLETSAVGGEEGAKMKKTKKAKKSKGESSKPSDN; from the exons atgggtgcccttaaggatttagcgaggTCATTCTCTCGGATGACCCAAGAGGAGGTAGACCTATTTTGCCTTGAATATGGTATCGATAAAAAGTTTAATCCCACCGCCCCTTCTTGTGATGTTTCTATTGACAAACCGATTCCAGGTTCGATTGCTTTGTATTGTCGCCATTTTCAATGGTCCAATCTTCGTTACCCTTTCTCGCTTTTTGTTCTAAACTTGCTTGAGTATTACCGAGTatcttttgggcaagttcatccaaaaggaatggctagggttttgcactttgaagtgCTCTGTCGTGCTCTTGGCTATGATCCATCTCTGTTGCTTTTTCGGAGGTTTTTTCGTTTAGCCAaaaatggcgattggtttacttttgaagcGACAAAGGTTGATACTTGCCTTGTTTCGTCAATGGTTACAACCCTTGGGTCCTGGAAGGATCagtttttctgggtttctgattcTATCATCCCTTTTAAAATGATATGGAGGcgtccggatgctgttctcaatgatccGGAACCTTCTGAGTCTGATTTGAACGATGCCtttctttcagccattcgggggtgcccttcgagggttcgtccctttcccgaacatttgttagtgcttttaggggttagtaatatttgggcaAAAGCCGATCGTGATCCGGTGTTAATGAGAAATGGCGTTG ttatgtctgctttggacttcaTCAAGAGTGACGATACGTCCGATGTTATTTTTGAAGATGCTCCAActgttccgggtgagaatgttgtggtgAGAACTtctgagcaaaggtttgagggcacgGGTTATGCTAATGTTGCCAAtgttaagggttttaccaagtctaCTGCCCCTAAGTCTTCAAGTCACCGATCTTCTCGTCGTTTGCTGAAAGCTGGGCCTCAATCCACTTCcactgagccagtggatttgacTGATGATATTGAGGTTTCAGAGGATCAGGTTGAAGCGGGTGTTGAACAAGATAAGGAGTTGGTTGTTCATGGCAAGAAGGTTCGAGGTAAGAAGGTTACTCCTGTTCAAGAATCATCAAGCAGGGACGTTGGAGGGTTGGACCCTGAAGGTGTTTATGTGCCTGCTTGGCAAGTGAAGAATGATGATACCTTCAAGGATGCTGCc gtttgtgctgaggttttgggttcTTTGTCGAGGAAGAGGTCTTACTCTGGGGACAGTGATGATACCCTTTCGAGTCTTCCTGATACCTCAAAGGATGCTGGTTTGGAAACCTCTGCTGTTGGTGGTGAGGAAGGTGCCAAGATGAAGAAGACTAAGAAAGCCAAAAAGTCTAAGGGTGAAAGTTCTAAACCCTCTGATAACTGa